The sequence below is a genomic window from Nakaseomyces glabratus chromosome F, complete sequence.
ATGCTGTTCAAAACTTGGACTTCAGAAGTATCATTTACGACAGTATTGCCGAGTCTGACTTCAAGCCTTATCTAGAGGCCCTAAAAATTGGTAAGCAAGACTTGCATTTGGATGGTAAGATGCAAAACAGACAGCACGAATATGTACCAGCAATTAGAGCAAGTTTGTCCATGAACTTATTGGCTATCATTGTCTCCTTCTTCCTAATGTGCTACGCTATTTTCTTATTAGTTTCTAAGAATGCTATGACTCACATGAAATGGTGTATTCTATTCTTCTTGACCATGAACAGTGCCTTGTTCTCTGGTTTGGGTGGTACTATTATCAGTGCTATGATTAACATCATTAAGTCCGGTACCCATGACGACAAGTACGGTGTTGTTTTCGATGACAACTCATCTATCCTAGGTCTTCTATGGTGTGCCTTTACTGTTGCCTTCCTATCTTACGTTGCAGCAACTTTGTCATGGTTCCAATTCTGGAGagaaaacaagaacaaaCCAGTTACATATCTTTCTTCTGGAACTTCTTCAGAAAATGAAAGTGTCACCTCCAGAGTCACTGAACATGCTAACAACAAGGCTGACGAAAAGGAATCAgtttgatttatttttgtcCATTACACTATAAAACGTtcattcaatatatttgctAAGTTTCTAAGGCAAACCCCAATTTCAGTTCTCCAACTAAACAAGTACCGCATTCAATGTCAACTAATTGGTAGTAGCAAGAGCATTAATATCACCAGAATGGTGTACTATATGCTTTCATTTCTTCACAAAAACtttgatttatttcatGCATTAGTTTGCGGTCTTACAGCGCAttaattcatttttttaatattttctagGCCTGTATTTAATACCTACGAcataattaatataattatcTGCATcattgtttattttttatcaatttatGACTCTCACAGCTAACACCTAACACTAGTGCAGAATTATAGTATTTTCTCTACTGTGTTAATTTCCTGCAGGAAGTTTTATATGTATTACGTGCAGGAAATCTAGTTTAAATCAGATTCCAGGCCTCATCATTACCCCTCCGCCGGTTGGATATTTCTAAATTACGTGTGAATCATCCGTCTACAAATAATTACGTGTAATCAGGTTTGAGGATTTATAGCATATGGGCTCGGTAGCACAAAACTcataaaaacaaagaacTTTGCTTTTTACTGATGTGTATAATCTTATAGTAGTTTAAACGGGGTAGTAGCTATTCCCctacttttctttatcatcaCGTAGAGCACCTTATCTGGTTTAGTTGCGTTACAAGCAAGTAAACATTACGTATTAGAAGTGGCATACGACTTCCACGGAATGATTTTAGTGACATCATAGATAAAGCTTAACAGTTAACTAATTCACATATTATCTCCATCATGGTTAATGAGAATGAACTGTAATTAAGCCGTCAGGACTCAATTTAAACCGAACTTGAAGATGCTAGGCACTCCTTCTCGGACTTTTTAATTTCCCTTAATTTTAGAGACTGTAATTCCCGATACGGCAGTAATTAACAAAATAAAGGGTGAAGTGAAATTTCTGCAACAAAATACAGTAGTCAAAACCAATAACGGTAACGTTTTATTTGGCGTTGTTATGGTGATAAGACTGTTTGCTCGTAAATTGCACCGTTGATGTTAGAATACTTAGTACTTAATATTAAATTCCTGGTTTCCTGCATTAGTGTTTGTGGCCGTCTACATCCGCAGATAGATCACGCATGCATCAAATTTAATTCCTATATCGTCATTGTGCAACGTACCAATTTTTGAAGCTACATCAATCTTACGTTTGTTTATGTATTCCTGACTTCTTTATCATGCACCGAAATTGTAATAATTTTACACAAAAGTATAGTAGACCTATGCAGGTATCTGAAATATACTTGATACTGACCGAATAAGGGAATTTGATTATTAGTAACGGCACATGCGGAACTACTCTGACTACATATTAACATACAAGCATCTGAACCTTCTAGATGATTCTCAGTGACGTTTTGTTTACAATCTAGTCACTTATACTAGCATGTTCCGGTTACCTGGCACAGCTTTTGTTACTTCGTTAGCATAAGGttccttttcttctctaTTTGGGTGTGTACAAACATTAAGCCTCTTTCCTAACCCCTCCATTCATAGGTTAGAATGTTTTCCTGACGGCTCATACGCCTGATAACTATGTAAGACAAGAAGCAGAGGTCTTATGTAAATCTATATAATGTAATTATCGGCCCTTACTAGGGAAATTTTATTGTTGCAGATAATGATTTCTTGTCGAATTGCTATTATTCAAGAATTACTAAGGAAATACGGTTGTTGATGCTGTAAAGTACTTAGTAAAACTTAATAAATGACTAAATACGCAAGAAATAATTTACCAGTGCATAGAATATGCATATGCAGTGCAGTGCAACGCCGATATTAGGAACCTAATGTGTATTGAAAGGCAATGATTTTAGCCGAGGATTAATTACgtataaaaaatattgggGTAGGGTACGTTGTTGAGTTACCCAGGCTCATATAGTTTATcgtatttctttttgtttgggATTTTATGTTGTATACTTTAACATGATTAATAGTAATGTTAGGCGGTCAgaaaacatataaatagAGAGGTATGTTTCCAGATATCGAATAATTTAAATCTTTCAagtttataatattttttattattgaattttttttatatatgtatcAACAAACCATCAACAGCATTGACATATACAAGTCACTACATCAAAGCAGCATATACATTTAAAAAACAGGCATTACTATTTTAATATGAAGGTTTCTACTATTTTCTCAGTTTCTTTGATTGCAGGAGCACTTGCTGCACCAGCAGTGGTTACCGTCACTAAAGAAGCACCACCAGCACGGGTTACTGTTCAAGCAGTTGTCAATGTTGAGGATGGGGGAAGACAATCATCCTTATCAACACTGGAGAAGAAGACTAAAACCAAATCCCAGAAGAAGACCAAGCCAACACCATCTACTGATCTAGATAAAAGGgcacaaaagaaaagatccAACTTATCGGAATGGCAACAAAAGATGTTGGATCAACACAATAAGAAGAGAGAATTGCACAAAGACACTGACAGTTTGGTTTGGAATGACAACCTGGCAATTCTGGCCCAATCATATGCAGACAGATATGATTGTTCAGGTAATTTAGCTCACAATCCAGAGTTCATCGAAGCCATCGGCGAAAACTTGGCAGTAGGGTACGACGATATCGATGCCATTGATGCTTGGTATGACGAAATCCAACATTATGACTACAGTAACCCAGTTCACCAAGGAAGAACCGCTCACTTTACTCAATTGGTCTGGAAGGATACTAAGAACGTAGGCTGCGCTTACAAAACATGTGGTGGAGATTTGTACAATTACATCGTTTGTGAATACGACCCAGCCGGTAATTGGGCTGGAGAATTCGCCGACAATGTTAAACCATtgaagtaaaaaaatttgcaaTATAAAAGTTCCACATAATGGACTTCATTCCAGTTATGTTATGGTTTTTACCAAATTTCGTCTACTTTGCAATTAACGGAATGATTCATTTCATAAACCATTAATTCGAAAGTATTGATCACTAATTAGTTCGTCGCAGTAAATTTCATGTTCTTAATCATTTGGccactaaaaaaaaaataatatacagtgtaaaaactgaaaaaataaaaaaaaaaaaaataaccaAGCAATAGTTAAATTCACAATTCCACTCAGTGATGAACATAAGTAAATGTTATCAAGACATTAAATAACTTTATAATTTAATAATACATTTCCACATAAAGATTTAATTTGATCACTCTGTCTCATTGCAGACGTACTTATGAACCTAGAAAAATAGATCTCGAAATTCTAGTTTTTAATTAACTGTAATCAACTAGAGTTTTAACTTTCTGGTACATCACAAACGAATTGCATGGCTTGGAAGATATGAACCTATAACCAATAGTTCAGattatttttgtagttAAGGAAAGAGAAGTCGGTGAGTGAACTGGAGTCGCTAATTCTCAATTTAGAGCATAAAGTGCTGAAGATATTAATCCGCGATGAGTGAGTCCGAACAAAGCAGCGATGAACAAGAACTACTAATCAACACTAGACAACGTAGATCAAATGCTGGTAATAGGCTACAGAAACTTCTCGAGCAAGAGATAGAAGAATTACAGACGAGGACTCAGGCActagatgaagatgaaatagacttattattcaaagaagatgaagaggatGCAGATTTTGAAATGGTCGATGACGAAGACAATGAATCAcataatgaagaagaaaatgaaatagatAATGCAGATGGTAAAGAAGAATCAGAAGTACCGACGGAAAGCAAAGATAGTGAGTTgcaagatgaagatgttaTGTTAAGTGATTCTTCGTCAGAAGATGAGCCGGATAATCAAGATGATGAATCTGGTGAGAAAGAGTTAATACGGCAAGAGAgattaaagaagaaaaaactcCAGAAGTTGAGAAAAAAACCGCTCGTCATCAAGCGAACTGCACCGATCATTGACTctgaaaataaaactaaGAAACGAAAGGTTAGTTCTGACGTAATAAATGCAGAAGATTTGCtttcaaataatagaaGAACTTCGTCAAGATCATCGgttattcaaaataaattacaAGTGTATGAAAAACTATCACAAGCagaaaaaagaagacaGATAATAAGGGAGCGTATGCAGAAATCGAGAGATAAGGAGCAAATTAAGGTCCTCACACAGGAAGACCGTATGCGAATTGCTTTGGAAACAGAACAGGCAAACTTACTGAGCTTGAATAAATACAAGGAACAAGAAGTTTCGAAAAAACAGCACAGATTAGCGATGCAGCAACGacaaaaaatgaaattcaaACCAGGAGAAATGATAATCACAGAGTTATCAACAACGTGGGAGGTAACTCCAGTAATGGAAATAGAAGATTATGAGTATTGGAAAGAGCAAATTGAAAAGcgtaataaaaaaaagaaaaaatatccAAGAAAGCcgcgaaaaaaaaataatgaaggCGCAGAGTCACACAGAAATGGAGGTGATGTATGCCAAAAAGAAGTTTCTGATACTCATATTGAGATATCAAGGCCAATTATTTATGATAACGGTAACATATATTTAAACCAATCATATTTTAACAACAAATGcaattatcaaaaagaCAATGCTACAGATTTGGATGGAAATAAGCATATGTGCATTCCATTAGAGAATAATTCTGAACCTCGATCGATATTGCCCGATGATTTAGAACAGAATAGGCAAAAGGCTGACTATATCAGTATTTTGGATTCTGAAACAAATAATCTATCATCAGGCATCATTCCACAAGCTTCTTTTATCGAAGTAAATAATCAGGATTTGAGTGAGAATTCCGATATATTTACAGGCACGTCTATAAAAATGGATGTTGATTCACTGAAAGTTGAGGGAAAAAATGGTTTAAATATCTCAGAGGAAAATTCCTCTGTTGACGTCCCTGCCAAAATGGGAGAACGTTGGATTAAAAATGGAATTACTGTTCCCTCTGATGGAGTTAATAGTAGTGTAGACCTTAACATTTCTAAATTCGTGGCTGGTCCAACGATCGATGAAGAGATTAATAAAGTCACTACAGTGGCAAATGATGATAACAAGGCTTCAACTCATCAACGCAATATTAAGATTGAAGAGTGTGGTGAAGATATGAGTTTAAAGCATGCACAAAATGAGGATTTAGATGTGACAGCTAGTATCAAGAACAGTTCGGATGCTAAAACTGAGAGAGGTGAATTGATTGATCAGAGTTTGAATAATGATGTACCGAATGAAAATATTGCTGATACTATGGACAgtgaagaacaaaaaagaatttaCGAGGGTCCGAATCAAATGGTATCAAAGAACTTTGTTGTGGCATATACTGTGGTTCATGATACTCTGTCTAAACCAACTCATGACTTGCTGTTTGGCTCAGGCTGGAAGGGACCTCCAAATAAAAGCTACGACACGGAAACCTTATTTGtctcaaaaaataataatgggGCTGTTGATGATATAACATCAGAGATAAAGCCAGATTTAacatttcttgaaaaataCCCAGCGTTTGGAGAATTCGAGAGAAAAGTTGTCCAAGAAGTCAGTGAGAATACTGCCAAAGATCTGGAGattaatataaaaacagCACCTCCTACTGGTATATTTTTGCCAAGTGGTATGAGAAAGAAGTGTTtaatcaacaacaaagatTGTCATTATTTTGATCCTAAGAACGGTGTGCCTTATTCTGATGTAGAAGCGTACAAAATTATTCAAGAGCTCCAGTCATTCGATGTGAATCCTGAGACTAatcattttttcaaatggCAAGGTTTCGCTAATGGTGGTATTTTCCTTGATGTGAATGAGAAACCAGCAGAAGGTGTCCCAGACAATTTTTAaatcaacaaaattaaACTACGTTAGATCATCAATGGACGggtattttatataaaatGCATAGAATTCTATAGATACAATTTACTCCTTGTTGAATGCTTCAACTAATGATTTAAAATGATCCTCTGTTTCTTTGATCAATAAAGGTACGGCGTTGTTGCTTTGCTGTTCACCAATTTGTTGATCAAATGTACCTTGCTGTACAACAGGTGACAACATGCTCTCTTCTGTCAAGTGTGTCAACTTCTGTTGCTGCATCAAATTGTACAAATACAAGTAATTTACTGCTAAAAACTTTTCTGGAGACTTCGTGGTTTTACTAATTTTTGTCATTACAGTCTCAAATTCATTCCTCAACCTAGGTATGGATTGGTATAAAGGTTCTGAACGTTCATCCACATTCTCCTTATGATTGACTGATAATGTCAAAAGGCTGAAAATCATTTTACCAAACTGTACTGTTAATTCATGTGGTGACGATAAAATATCAGCTACTCCAGTATTTTTTCCTGGTCTTACAGTTATATTTAgttttctaatattttggCATTGTATATCTATCAGTTGCTGGAATTTCGGCCACAAGGTAATTAATTGAACACTGAAAAAATCGTCAATTGCAGATGGTAAAGATTTCTGTATAATTGAATACTGCAGTAAATTTGTTATTCTGATTGAAATTAAGATGCCGAATATATCAAATGTGTTCTGTATTAGTTGTTTTGTATATTCAATTGCTTGGTTAAAAGTTGGTTGGAATATCTGTTCAAGAACACCATTCAATTCACCTTCTGAATTGTGGTTCGTTTTAAAAAATGTGGATAAAAATTTAAACTCGGCTGCACAGTTATCTAAGATGGCCAAGTTTAAGTTTTTGAAACCAATTTCTAAATagttttctctttgatTATGTTCCGCAATTTGGGAGACCATCACAGTATTATCCTCCTTGGTAAGTAAGTCAAGTCTTCGCTCCACTTGAAAGTATTGATTTATTGAATCATCGCTCACCGTTGCAGTTGATAAGGAAGTTGGCATCAAATAACTCGAGAAGGAATATCCACTATTGTTGGTATTAGCATAGCCTGGTGGTGAAATAGATAATCCGTTACCTAGAACATAATGGTTGTCAATGTTTTTAAATGACAAAATTGTTAGTGATCTTATGTATCTGCCAAAATATGCTGAATAATACCACTTCATGGTGTATGCGTAGGCTTGACGGAGTTCGAGTGCCATAgataaattattttctacCATAAACTGGAAAATCTTATTTACATTCATCAATTCGTATTGTAGCTTTTGTGATGGAACTGGAGTATTACTTCTTAATGATTTAATTTTAAAGACTATGTACTTCTTTGATCTTTCCAGAATTACCAATTTAAGAACGTCTAGAATATCACATAGATCATTAAAATCTTTTGGTTTTAAACCATCAAAACCTTGATCCTTATATTTCTTATAGATCTCCTGCTTATCCATTATAAAGTCGATGTTTTCTTGCCACGATTGATCGATCTTACCATGTAATATATCTTGTATTACTTCAGGAGGTATAATTAGATCATTCACCAATGGGCTTatattctttaatttaTCTGAATTGTATTCTAAGAGTGTTTTCAAATATGTCGATTTTTCTCGGATATTATCAAGGTCTCTAGTATGTTCATTTAGCGTATTCTTAAATTCgttcaaatattcttttaatGGTGGGATTATATTATCTATAGTGTTATGTAACACTTCTCTTCTATGTTCTAGTTTATTTCGGTCGTCAGaaagtttttgatttgCTGTTGTGCCAATCTGATTATGTTCTTTGCAGAAAATACTGTAAGGATCATCTTGATCAATTATCGCTTTTGCCTGAAAATCAGCACTAATGCCCAACGTTTCCCTTAGCACATCCATTATTATTGCTATAAGTTTATTTAAGCCTCTATAGTGATTTGCACTATTAATCACTTCACAATCTATTCTAAGGAAAAGAATCAAATAATCGACCTTTAAATAAATGGGCTGTCAGTACAGAACGAATTGACTTATGCTTGGCAATAAAAGGGCCAGACAGTATCGATGttcaaatgaaaattaATTATAATGAATGTCTAATATGTTAGTGCCATCGATAAATTAAAACTAAACCTCAGAAAGGGCAACACACTTATGTTGCTATTCACCATAATTATGGCCCTTTAACTTGAtgaaatttgaatttttgtttgtttccATTAATTTGAAGACGTTAGTCAGGGTAAACGAAATTCACTAGTTTTGCAACCTTGAGCACATTACTACATCAGAAGTTCCTTTCCACCAAGAGATATCCTTCAATTTGACCTCATCTGGTGGTGACACTGTGACCCCCTCGGATCCAAGGTATATCGAGCCAATTGTTACAATCAAACTATCTATCAAATCTGAACACATAAGCAATTGGTTAATCACGTGACTTCCGCCTTCAATCATAACAGATTTCATATCATAGTTTCTCCTCAATGTGTCTAGTATACTTTTCCATGAAATCCTGTCATTAGCATCAGGTTCCATAATCATATACTCTACATTAGCTTCTTTGACTTTTGGTGTCTTGGTTGTAATGACTATAGGTGGCTTGCCCATTCCTTGATTGCATAGctcttccatttttgaaCCTGAATACTTCCACTTCAGTTTAGGATCCAGAATTATCGGTCTTGGCgatttttcttccattGATTCATCAGGATCATTATTGGGTCCGATCCATTTGCAATTCAACCCTGGATCATCTGCTAGGACAGTTCCAGAACCAATTAAAATGCCATCGTGAAAGTACCTCAAATAATGGGTCATTTCTTTCGTCTCGATGTGTGATATGGTAGTTCTCACACCTCTTTGTTTAGCTATCTTTGCATCAATAGATTGTGCATATGTCAGTGTGACAAACGGTCTGCCATTCCGATGACCATCCGGAAGATAGTTTTTAAGAAATGGTGGTAAATCGTCCCTAACTCTCAGCATAATTGAATTTGTAGTTGTCTTATCTTTCTGTTCTTTACTGAACAACACTCAAAAAAGACACATTGACAAATAGTAAGACACATCGTTATTTGTTCAAATCTTATGAACTTTTTAAATCAAACTAGTTAAactttttcttgaaattaaGCAATTAAGATAGATATCTTGCAAATTTATTTatgtaaataaataatcAGGTAAAGGGTCAAGATACTAcaaaaattacaaatatatgTTACATACAAACCAATCATGTTTTATGACAGCGTACAGAATTAGTTCACTATGTCATCGCGGTTGTTTATCCtatttatttcatcttGTTCAAGAGACAGTTGTTTCCGAACTAATATAGCTCTCTGGCGTTCTTTTCTGTTCTGTTGTCGCTGAGACCATAGGTCTAGTTCTTTTGCTGGATCAATAGaatcgtcatcatcaatcTCTAAAGTCTTTCGTATTAATTCTTTATCTGATGCAGAATAACTTAACTCTGTTTGCCTTCGCAGCTCATCTCTCTCATAGGCAATTTGATTAGCCTGATCAATTGACCGTTTTAATTTATCTTGTGCTTTCTGTTCATTATTATCGATAGTATCGGGATTGGGTATAATAGTTGACTTTTTTAGTAGGACAGGTTTATGAAAGACTGGTTCTTCGTCACTACTCGACGTTTCGGTGCTGTAGTCTTCACTGCTGTCAGACATTTgatttattaattataaTCGATAATATGACCGAACTTCAAATCaaaatgtaaatatatGAGTTATAAGTAGTGATAATTAGCGGCAAATTAAGCAATATATGCATTCCATAGATGCGATGCTCTTCAATATGACTACTATGACTTCGtccaaaaatataaacaatGGCAATAACAAAATAGTGGCTTCTTAAGTTTTGCTTTCTATAAATTATAACTTAACAGTACCTAAAACGTaatcattaatattaaattatGTAGTGGTGATATTTGAGCGGTTTAGCTTCCTATACAATTATTGTAAATTGTGATCGAATATGTATAATACAAGTCTATTAGTGTTGGAGGtgttatatattattaccAAGAATCATACTTCTTAACACATCTTATCTTCTCAGGGAATGGTAACTTACCATGATCTGGTACAATCAGATGGTTGACTATGTGAGGAATATCCTTTGGAGTTATTCTACCAAACCATACTAGTGTATGTTGATCTTTTAGATATATCTGCACATTTGCAGCAAATTTATGTCCACCAACATGATTTATATAGGAGACATTGACACCATCGCCTCTCAGGTCAGAATTATCTCTAAACAGTCCATGATTCTGAAGCTCCCTGTCAAAgatctttttcaatataGGTGCAGTAATTCCACATCTTTTATCTCTTGTTTTATGAGAACAAATAAAGATGAACGCTTTTTTATGTGACTCGTAAAGGTATTCCTTACTTGCTATTAGTTGTTTAATGTCAGTCTTTGGATCCAAAATTGCCGGTACAAGTTCGTCCAATATTGCTTCTACATTGTCACTTCTTAAATCCTGTATCCAAATACCAAATGGTAATACTAAGACGTTATTCTTGGTGCCTCTCATGGCTTCAATATCCAAGATATTAAGTGGCATAGATGTCACGTTACAATTCATCGAGACACCACCACAGCCAGTAATGGCCGATAGTCTTTCAGTATTCTCAGAGCACCAGGTActtattttatattgtACAGAGTTAGGTTTCTCCATACACGCATCAAATTGCCAATCCATCTGTGAGGTCGGCACAATGAAATGAACTTTAGGGATCTTAGAGGAATTAAAGAGCTCCGTCTCATGATCAATGACAAGCTTGTCAAACACTTTCTCACCGGATTGTATCTCATCTAAaccttcttcattttgGCAATCGCAATTCAAACAAGAATCATCGATCAATTCGATGTTCTTTGCAATCTCCTGTTTTGCGTTATCGGATAGTAAAGTCATCGCGTTCAATACCTATAGAATTCCcttaaaattaataatgaaaagtaAACAGGAGCAGTACACTGAACCAAGATCTAAATTGGGGGGCCTTTCGAGCTAATATAAAACAGTCGACTGTTATTACcttgtatttatattaataatcTTTGATTTCTCGATGAGATGAACACTTAAGGTTGTTAACTCCGACGGCCcactaatttttttgtcacaATTATCTGGGGGAGTGGGAATTTTGGCACGATTTATCTCCGTGTAGTGATAAAGAAGCACctaaatttaaaaaatgaagaaaataactatcaaattttgaaattgcaCCACGTAATTTCGTAATTGTTACTTAATTGACGTTTTCTCGAGAAACTAGATGCAAGATCTCCCAGATCTTGTCCATGTTAAccttttattttgtaattatCTGgttttataaaatatagTATTGAATGGAGactaattaataataaaaaatttttgaaaacatAATAAAATTACATATATGGGAAGTCACAGTCATATGTTCAGTGTTGTGTGTCGGTTTTCTTATAGTGAGAGGTTCAACTAGATCGTAATCCCATCTAGTTTTGTAAAGAGGCTTTTTATGGATATTGTAGATTATGAAGGAGCTTCCTTTGTTACCACGTTGTGTTGATATTATCTATTCAATGGCATATTCAGATAGACTTTCGAAAAATAATGACTTTAGAGAAACTCAATACTCTTGCATATTTGCATTCCACCAAAAGAATAACTATATTTTGACATCTTATGAATGATAATAAGCCTTGTCTCGATAGCATATCTTGTTAAgtaatgatgaaaaatgaTGGGCCAGCGTTTTAATTTACGTGCTCTTTAAGATCGAGAGCTAGATAAAATTCACCGCGGCAAAAGAATCCAGAGAAACTATGTGGTTTTCCATAGTGGTTAATGAGTTTTTCTGATATATTGACAAGTGTATTTGGAAATGTAATAAAGATCTTCATGAATATAAGATATAATACGACAATggcaacaaaaaaaagcaaaaagaaaacataATACCTTATAACAATACCTGATGTTGTCTCTACTAATAGAATAAAAAGTGAAATAAAGAGTTTTTTGTATTGATGATAAAAGGAGGTTGTACCCAGTATATTCGTTGCTTCTCCTTTCTACAAAATTGTACATTTCTTACTTTTCTTGATAACTGGTGGTTCCAATGCAGCAACGATGGCTTCATCGAAAACGTTCTTTAGACCACGTTGAGTTAGAGCCGAACACTCAACGTACTTCACAGCTCTCAACTCTCTTGCCAGTCTTTCACCTTGTTCTGCTGTGATAGGACGCAGTCTTTGTCTTCGCAACTTCTCGATAATGACTTTATCATCTCTAAGATCGACCTGGGTACCAACCACTAGACATGGTACACCTGGACAATGGTGATGCACTTCAGGGAACCATTTTTCCTTTACATTCTCAAAGGATGGTGGAGATATGACACTGAAACAAACTAGGAAAACATCAGTGGATGGGTACGACAGAGGTCTTAATCTATCATAATCTTCTTGCCCTGCGGTATCGAATAGACCTAATGTGTATGGTTCATCACCAATCATAACAGTGACTGCATAGTTGTCGAAAACTGTTGGGACATAATCCGCTGGAAATTGGTTTGTAGTATAAGAGATCAGAAGACACGTTTTACCGACGGCACCATCACCTACAACAACACATTTTAGAGTCTGcatattttctgttttgttTCTCTGTTATttatctctttttttttatattaactACCACTTCGAGACCACTTCTTTGCAATTTACCAGCTTTATGCTTGTAAAATTATCTttataataaattcaaaagacCAAGTATTAAGGTAGGCGGCGAAACAGCTGATTTAAGGAGACGTTTGAAAACCTTGAAACCAAATAATATAACTATGATTTGGAAAACCTGGAATGAATTGCTATATTTCCCACTTTTGAAGtactaaaagaaatgacACGTCCCTAGTTGGTATTCAGAGTATGGAAAATGCTAATATCTATTAGTGAAGCTAACTTATCCTTCCCAATTTAGAAATAACTTGCAACTAAAAGAATTCTAAACTTGTTATTAACTGCAATACCCAGGGCGCAAGGTGGCTACTACTAATTACCGTGTGCGTTCGATGGATTTGTGTGCGTTTTGGAATCGTGTTGCGCTTTGCTCCTCTTTGGTCGACCAGAAAGAAATTTCGTTTCGTCTGGGGTCAGGGTGATGTCTGTTTATTATTGCGTGTGAAGGTATAATTAACGTGACTTATACTCTACCTTTCCAAGCTTTGTGTACACCCTGTGTAACTTACCAATATAGTGGTGTCTTATATAATATG
It includes:
- the VPS52 gene encoding Vps52p (CAGL0F05181g~Ortholog(s) have role in Golgi to vacuole transport, actin filament-based process, cellular response to biotic stimulus, cellular response to starvation and cellular sphingolipid homeostasis, more); the protein is MDVLRETLGISADFQAKAIIDQDDPYSIFCKEHNQIGTTANQKLSDDRNKLEHRREVLHNTIDNIIPPLKEYLNEFKNTLNEHTRDLDNIREKSTYLKTLLEYNSDKLKNISPLVNDLIIPPEVIQDILHGKIDQSWQENIDFIMDKQEIYKKYKDQGFDGLKPKDFNDLCDILDVLKLVILERSKKYIVFKIKSLRSNTPVPSQKLQYELMNVNKIFQFMVENNLSMALELRQAYAYTMKWYYSAYFGRYIRSLTILSFKNIDNHYVLGNGLSISPPGYANTNNSGYSFSSYLMPTSLSTATVSDDSINQYFQVERRLDLLTKEDNTVMVSQIAEHNQRENYLEIGFKNLNLAILDNCAAEFKFLSTFFKTNHNSEGELNGVLEQIFQPTFNQAIEYTKQLIQNTFDIFGILISIRITNLLQYSIIQKSLPSAIDDFFSVQLITLWPKFQQLIDIQCQNIRKLNITVRPGKNTGVADILSSPHELTVQFGKMIFSLLTLSVNHKENVDERSEPLYQSIPRLRNEFETVMTKISKTTKSPEKFLAVNYLYLYNLMQQQKLTHLTEESMLSPVVQQGTFDQQIGEQQSNNAVPLLIKETEDHFKSLVEAFNKE
- the VPS72 gene encoding Vps72p (CAGL0F05159g~Ortholog(s) have histone binding activity, role in histone exchange and Swr1 complex, cytoplasm localization); this encodes MSESEQSSDEQELLINTRQRRSNAGNRLQKLLEQEIEELQTRTQALDEDEIDLLFKEDEEDADFEMVDDEDNESHNEEENEIDNADGKEESEVPTESKDSELQDEDVMLSDSSSEDEPDNQDDESGEKELIRQERLKKKKLQKLRKKPLVIKRTAPIIDSENKTKKRKVSSDVINAEDLLSNNRRTSSRSSVIQNKLQVYEKLSQAEKRRQIIRERMQKSRDKEQIKVLTQEDRMRIALETEQANLLSLNKYKEQEVSKKQHRLAMQQRQKMKFKPGEMIITELSTTWEVTPVMEIEDYEYWKEQIEKRNKKKKKYPRKPRKKNNEGAESHRNGGDVCQKEVSDTHIEISRPIIYDNGNIYLNQSYFNNKCNYQKDNATDLDGNKHMCIPLENNSEPRSILPDDLEQNRQKADYISILDSETNNLSSGIIPQASFIEVNNQDLSENSDIFTGTSIKMDVDSLKVEGKNGLNISEENSSVDVPAKMGERWIKNGITVPSDGVNSSVDLNISKFVAGPTIDEEINKVTTVANDDNKASTHQRNIKIEECGEDMSLKHAQNEDLDVTASIKNSSDAKTERGELIDQSLNNDVPNENIADTMDSEEQKRIYEGPNQMVSKNFVVAYTVVHDTLSKPTHDLLFGSGWKGPPNKSYDTETLFVSKNNNGAVDDITSEIKPDLTFLEKYPAFGEFERKVVQEVSENTAKDLEINIKTAPPTGIFLPSGMRKKCLINNKDCHYFDPKNGVPYSDVEAYKIIQELQSFDVNPETNHFFKWQGFANGGIFLDVNEKPAEGVPDNF
- a CDS encoding CAP domain-containing protein (CAGL0F05137g~Ortholog(s) have sterol binding activity, role in pathogenesis, sterol transport and cell surface, endoplasmic reticulum, extracellular region, fungal-type vacuole localization), yielding MKVSTIFSVSLIAGALAAPAVVTVTKEAPPARVTVQAVVNVEDGGRQSSLSTLEKKTKTKSQKKTKPTPSTDLDKRAQKKRSNLSEWQQKMLDQHNKKRELHKDTDSLVWNDNLAILAQSYADRYDCSGNLAHNPEFIEAIGENLAVGYDDIDAIDAWYDEIQHYDYSNPVHQGRTAHFTQLVWKDTKNVGCAYKTCGGDLYNYIVCEYDPAGNWAGEFADNVKPLK